From Candidatus Zixiibacteriota bacterium, the proteins below share one genomic window:
- the ndhC gene encoding NADH-quinone oxidoreductase subunit A — translation MPAQYLAVLIFILVGTGLVIFTFFLSRLIRPRNPYQVKNETYECGVPIFGESWTQFNNRFYIFGLIFVIFDVEAVFLFPWAVAYKSLGFFALIEMVIFIAILLVGLVYAWKKGALKWV, via the coding sequence ATGCCTGCTCAGTATTTGGCAGTGTTGATTTTTATTCTGGTTGGCACCGGCCTTGTGATTTTTACATTTTTTCTATCTCGGCTGATCCGCCCCCGCAATCCTTATCAGGTAAAAAACGAGACATACGAATGCGGCGTACCGATTTTCGGCGAAAGCTGGACGCAGTTCAACAACCGTTTTTATATTTTCGGCCTGATTTTCGTTATATTCGATGTCGAAGCGGTTTTTCTGTTTCCCTGGGCAGTAGCATATAAATCTTTGGGATTTTTTGCGCTAATCGAAATGGTGATTTTCATTGCCATACTATTGGTCGGCCTGGTCTATGCCTGGAAGAAGGGAGCTTTGAAATGGGTGTGA
- the nuoB gene encoding NADH-quinone oxidoreductase subunit NuoB, with translation MGVIKKLPVYAEKVPGGGIITTQLNKVFTLTQAKSLWYLLFGTACCAIELMATGASRYDFDRLGMIFRASPRQSDLIIVAGTVTYKMAPVVKRLYDQMAEPRYVLAMGGCACGGGPFYYDSYSVLRGIDKVIPVDVYVPGCPPRPEALLHGCLEVGKKIRTQKMDDWS, from the coding sequence ATGGGTGTGATCAAAAAGCTTCCGGTATATGCCGAAAAAGTCCCCGGCGGCGGGATAATTACCACACAGTTAAATAAAGTGTTTACGCTGACTCAGGCCAAATCGCTCTGGTATCTGTTGTTTGGCACCGCCTGCTGTGCAATTGAACTGATGGCGACCGGAGCCTCCCGATATGATTTTGACCGGCTGGGAATGATTTTCAGGGCCTCGCCGCGCCAGTCCGATTTAATAATCGTCGCCGGAACGGTGACTTACAAAATGGCGCCGGTCGTAAAGCGTCTCTACGATCAAATGGCCGAACCCCGCTATGTTCTGGCGATGGGCGGATGCGCCTGCGGAGGGGGACCGTTCTATTACGACAGCTATTCCGTTTTGCGCGGAATCGATAAAGTTATCCCCGTTGACGTTTATGTTCCGGGTTGTCCGCCACGGCCGGAAGCTTTGCTTCATGGCTGTCTTGAAGTGGGCAAAAAAATCAGAACTCAGAAAATGGATGATTGGAGCTAA
- a CDS encoding NADH-quinone oxidoreductase subunit C — MTKAELLDYIKENFSGELEVIENEHPEPYFIVKAQDLVEFSRFIHDDERLLMTFLMNLSAVDTTEQFEIVYNVCSYRFKHRIYFKIIFDYIKPEFDSVIDVWRAADWYEREIWELFGINVKGHPNLKRFLLPDDWDDGYPMRKGWQGKNVIPMPERK, encoded by the coding sequence ATGACTAAAGCCGAGCTCCTTGATTATATAAAAGAAAACTTCTCGGGCGAGTTGGAAGTTATCGAAAACGAGCACCCTGAGCCGTATTTTATCGTTAAGGCTCAGGACCTGGTCGAATTTTCCCGCTTCATCCACGACGACGAGAGACTTCTCATGACGTTTTTGATGAATCTCTCGGCGGTTGATACGACCGAACAGTTTGAAATCGTCTATAATGTCTGCTCCTATCGTTTCAAGCATCGCATATATTTCAAAATCATTTTCGATTACATTAAGCCGGAATTTGATTCCGTGATAGACGTCTGGAGAGCGGCCGACTGGTACGAGAGAGAAATCTGGGAGCTTTTCGGTATCAACGTCAAGGGGCATCCGAACCTGAAACGATTCCTGCTCCCCGATGACTGGGATGACGGTTATCCGATGAGAAAAGGCTGGCAGGGCAAAAACGTGATACCAATGCCGGAAAGAAAGTAA
- a CDS encoding NADH-quinone oxidoreductase subunit D gives MPKDLRTERMVINMGPHHPSTHGVCRLILIIDGEEIIDCEPVIGYLHRSIEKMCENRTYFQCLPLMDRFEYVTSMSCSWAFALAAEKLTDLEVPERAEYLRVIMGELNRIASHLLCIGVTGLDLGALTPFLYTFRERELILDLFEMTCGQRLTYNYIRMGGVSKDIPTEFIPKCREFLDIIDIKCDDYEKVLTENPIWIARNKGIGIITEKMVYDYAVSGPSARASGVSFDIRKDDTYSIYDRFNFDAVVYHGCDSYDRYRVRMGEIRQSARIIRQALDQLPEGPITAKAAIMTFKTKKGEVYSRIENSRGEMGIHLISDGTKKPFRVRARGGSYNHLLATPEIVKGLKIADLVAIFASLDIIMPEIDR, from the coding sequence ATGCCGAAAGATTTGCGCACAGAGCGAATGGTCATCAACATGGGCCCGCATCACCCGTCCACGCACGGAGTCTGCCGCCTGATTTTGATCATCGACGGCGAAGAAATCATTGATTGCGAACCGGTTATCGGGTATTTGCATCGCTCCATAGAAAAAATGTGCGAAAACCGCACCTATTTCCAATGCCTGCCTCTGATGGATCGCTTCGAATACGTTACTTCAATGTCATGCAGCTGGGCGTTTGCGTTAGCCGCTGAAAAGCTGACAGATTTGGAAGTTCCCGAACGAGCCGAATATCTCCGGGTTATCATGGGCGAGCTCAACCGTATCGCGAGCCATTTATTATGTATCGGTGTAACGGGTCTGGATTTGGGCGCCCTGACTCCTTTCCTGTACACTTTCCGCGAACGGGAATTGATCCTCGACCTCTTTGAAATGACCTGTGGACAGCGTTTGACTTACAATTATATAAGGATGGGCGGTGTCTCCAAAGATATCCCGACGGAATTTATTCCCAAATGCCGTGAATTTCTCGACATCATCGACATCAAATGCGATGACTACGAAAAAGTATTGACAGAAAATCCAATCTGGATCGCCCGCAACAAGGGCATTGGCATCATCACTGAGAAAATGGTTTATGATTACGCTGTGTCCGGCCCCTCTGCTCGCGCTTCCGGCGTTTCGTTTGACATTCGCAAAGACGACACATATTCAATTTATGATAGATTTAATTTCGATGCCGTTGTCTATCACGGATGCGATTCCTACGACCGCTACCGTGTCCGGATGGGCGAAATTCGTCAATCGGCCCGGATAATCAGGCAGGCTCTTGACCAGCTTCCCGAAGGACCGATTACCGCTAAAGCGGCAATAATGACCTTCAAGACTAAAAAAGGCGAGGTCTATTCTCGTATTGAAAATTCGCGCGGAGAAATGGGTATCCATTTAATATCTGACGGTACTAAAAAGCCGTTCAGGGTTCGCGCTCGCGGCGGCAGTTATAATCATTTACTGGCGACCCCCGAAATTGTTAAGGGTCTGAAAATCGCCGATCTGGTGGCGATTTTTGCCTCACTTGATATTATTATGCCGGAGATTGACAGATAA
- the nuoH gene encoding NADH-quinone oxidoreductase subunit NuoH: protein MELKPVFDWLGELLVSIGLSPYWNAIIKNAVLALVVFGLLSLIALFLVWWERKVSAHIQQRYGPMMTGWHGVLQTIADALKLIQKEDLTPTLADRSVFFWAPVICFVSAFAAYVVIPFGDGLIVSDLNIGILYIIAITTFTIIALLMAGWGSNNKYALLGGMRSAAQAVSYEVPLALSILGVVMVTGSMSMNDIVVAQSGWGGFRWNIFFQPLGFVIYIIAATAEANRTPFDIPEAEQELVAGFNIEYSGMKFAMFFLAEFINMFTVSAIAATVFLGGWNGPFFPSWMWFLGKTLFVVFLLMLFRWTYPRVRVDQLMEFAWKVLLPLAFLNILWVGILEWLSW, encoded by the coding sequence ATGGAACTGAAACCGGTATTTGACTGGCTGGGAGAACTTTTAGTCTCGATAGGACTAAGTCCATACTGGAATGCCATTATAAAAAACGCCGTCCTGGCATTGGTCGTCTTCGGATTACTATCTTTGATTGCTCTGTTCCTTGTTTGGTGGGAACGCAAAGTTTCAGCTCATATTCAGCAGCGGTACGGGCCAATGATGACCGGTTGGCACGGAGTTCTCCAAACCATTGCCGACGCCCTCAAACTGATTCAAAAAGAAGACCTTACCCCCACATTAGCCGACCGCTCCGTCTTTTTCTGGGCTCCCGTTATCTGTTTCGTAAGCGCTTTTGCCGCTTACGTGGTCATTCCCTTCGGCGATGGGCTCATCGTTTCGGATTTGAATATCGGAATTCTCTATATAATCGCGATAACGACTTTTACCATAATCGCTCTTTTGATGGCCGGGTGGGGATCAAATAATAAATATGCCTTATTGGGAGGTATGCGTTCGGCCGCTCAGGCGGTCAGCTATGAAGTTCCGTTGGCGCTTTCGATTCTCGGAGTCGTCATGGTCACCGGATCGATGTCGATGAATGACATCGTTGTGGCTCAATCAGGCTGGGGCGGTTTCCGATGGAATATATTTTTCCAGCCCCTCGGTTTTGTGATTTACATCATCGCCGCTACCGCCGAAGCCAACCGCACTCCGTTTGATATTCCCGAAGCCGAACAGGAACTGGTGGCCGGATTCAATATCGAATACTCGGGAATGAAATTCGCCATGTTTTTCCTGGCCGAGTTTATAAATATGTTCACCGTTTCGGCAATTGCCGCGACGGTATTTTTGGGCGGCTGGAACGGCCCGTTCTTCCCGTCATGGATGTGGTTTTTGGGCAAGACGCTCTTTGTCGTCTTTTTACTCATGCTCTTCCGCTGGACTTATCCGCGTGTCAGAGTCGATCAATTAATGGAATTTGCCTGGAAGGTGCTGTTGCCCCTTGCGTTTTTGAATATTTTGTGGGTCGGGATTCTTGAATGGTTAAGCTGGTAA
- a CDS encoding 4Fe-4S dicluster domain-containing protein, with translation MVKLVKQFTSGIYNLILGLLTTSKHLGRHAITIQYPKERWEIPERSRGMVVLLTDLETGKLNCTACLLCMRACPSGAIDIDSYKDENKKRQLSDFSVDFNLCCFCGLCEDTCNFAGIKLSTKYEFPEYEGGLLKYDMKKLAKQGLDVPYEKPVKKKKPVKKPAPKPDEAKAEVKPEEKPAESKAEEKPADANSDVKAEEKPAAPETEAKPPETQPEPETPKAEPAPEKTETENPPEKNEGEE, from the coding sequence ATGGTTAAGCTGGTAAAACAATTTACATCGGGGATATACAACCTGATTCTGGGATTGCTTACGACAAGTAAACATCTCGGCCGCCATGCCATTACCATCCAGTATCCCAAGGAACGGTGGGAAATCCCCGAACGCTCGCGGGGCATGGTCGTTCTGCTGACCGATCTCGAAACCGGTAAATTAAATTGCACTGCCTGCCTGCTGTGCATGCGCGCCTGTCCCAGCGGAGCGATTGATATTGACTCTTATAAAGATGAAAATAAAAAACGCCAGCTGAGTGACTTTTCCGTTGATTTCAACCTGTGCTGTTTCTGTGGATTGTGCGAAGACACCTGTAATTTCGCCGGAATAAAACTCTCGACCAAATATGAATTCCCGGAATACGAAGGCGGCCTTTTAAAATATGATATGAAAAAGCTGGCTAAGCAGGGACTTGATGTACCCTATGAAAAGCCGGTTAAAAAGAAAAAACCGGTCAAGAAACCGGCGCCCAAACCGGATGAAGCCAAAGCCGAAGTGAAACCGGAAGAAAAACCAGCCGAGTCAAAAGCCGAAGAAAAACCGGCCGATGCTAATTCTGATGTGAAAGCCGAAGAAAAGCCGGCTGCCCCTGAAACTGAAGCAAAACCGCCTGAAACTCAGCCTGAACCGGAAACGCCAAAAGCCGAACCGGCACCGGAGAAAACAGAAACCGAAAATCCGCCGGAGAAAAATGAGGGTGAGGAGTAA
- a CDS encoding NADH-quinone oxidoreductase subunit J: protein MDPVVFVILSICIIASALAVVTMRNIFHCALALIFCLFCIAGLYVMLNAEFLAVIQVLLYVGAVAILMIFAIMLTSRLAGRETNISNEQQVIGGFLSLIFLVTMVGSYLGIPGIVDGTYFRPAIGMLPANNTHAIGTLLMTDFVLPFELVSVLLLAALIGAIVIARREEN, encoded by the coding sequence ATGGATCCGGTCGTATTTGTGATTTTAAGTATTTGCATCATCGCTTCGGCCCTGGCCGTCGTGACGATGCGGAATATTTTCCACTGCGCTCTGGCCCTGATATTTTGCCTTTTTTGTATCGCCGGTTTATATGTCATGCTCAACGCCGAATTTTTGGCGGTTATTCAGGTTCTCCTCTACGTTGGCGCTGTGGCTATCCTGATGATTTTCGCCATCATGCTCACTTCCCGATTGGCCGGACGCGAAACGAATATTTCCAATGAACAGCAGGTCATCGGTGGATTTCTCTCGCTAATTTTCTTAGTGACCATGGTCGGCTCGTATTTAGGAATTCCGGGAATCGTTGATGGAACCTATTTCCGCCCAGCGATCGGAATGTTGCCGGCCAATAATACTCATGCAATCGGAACGCTGTTGATGACCGACTTTGTTCTTCCTTTCGAACTGGTATCGGTACTTTTATTGGCGGCCCTAATCGGAGCAATCGTAATCGCGAGGCGGGAGGAAAACTGA
- the nuoK gene encoding NADH-quinone oxidoreductase subunit NuoK encodes MTGQMFYMFLFLAAVLFSIGLFGILTRRNAIAILMSLELMFNAVNINLVVFNRYTSLNELTGQIFAIFVIVVAAAEATVGLAIVILIYRRWHSIDADRVNLMKW; translated from the coding sequence ATGACCGGTCAAATGTTTTATATGTTTCTATTCCTGGCCGCCGTTCTCTTTTCTATCGGTCTGTTTGGAATTCTGACCCGGCGTAACGCCATCGCGATTTTAATGTCTCTGGAATTAATGTTTAACGCCGTCAACATAAATCTGGTGGTTTTCAATCGTTACACCAGCCTTAATGAATTAACCGGTCAAATTTTCGCGATATTTGTCATCGTTGTCGCCGCCGCCGAAGCGACCGTGGGACTGGCCATTGTAATTCTCATATACCGGAGATGGCACAGTATTGACGCCGACCGGGTTAACTTAATGAAGTGGTAA
- the nuoL gene encoding NADH-quinone oxidoreductase subunit L: MLDNAYIIGLLPLFAFVIIVFFTRWKENLSAGISIGAIGLGWLMSICVMAQVIMHAGHEAFRLERAFDIVTLPAFRLELGFLIDPVAAMMLVVVTTVSLMIQIYSLGYMHGDPRFSRYFAYLSLFTFSMLGLVLANNFFLIFIFWELVGLTSYLLIGFWFEKKSASDAGKKAFITTKVGDLGFLLGLMLIYYYIGSFNYKEVFDVVAAGGVPTAALTAIGICIFCGAVGKSAQFPLHVWLPDAMEGPTPVSALIHAATMVAAGVYLVAKTMAIYVAAPAAAEVVAWIGLFTSLFAASIALVQNDIKRVLAFSTLSQLGYMIMALGLTHFVAGSFHLMTHAFFKALLFLGAGSVIHAVHTNDIQQMGGLLGKMKTTAMTFLIACLAIAGIPPLAGFWSKDEIIASTLGHPVFTVVALMVAFMTAFYMFRLFFLTFTGKPRDQEKYDHAHESPKSMTYPLIFLAVMSICAGWVGIPKIPGVIEIKGFAWYIYGVGEHPHIPSVHWLPMILSIVIASSGIFLAYLMYYKGKISPDAMAQRFSFVYKVLYNKYYIDEFYNAVIVQPCYWMARNLWRFDAGIIDGLVNLQATITIWLSDAKQWFDVNIVDGIVNGLGIITDWFSAALRRIQTGRLAHYLLAVVFGLILIALLSASDLLNQALIHIGIIEGQLGG; encoded by the coding sequence ATGCTGGATAATGCCTACATAATTGGTCTGCTGCCTCTTTTTGCTTTTGTTATTATTGTATTTTTCACGCGCTGGAAAGAAAATCTCTCGGCCGGAATATCAATTGGGGCCATTGGTCTGGGGTGGCTGATGTCGATTTGTGTCATGGCTCAAGTGATAATGCATGCCGGGCACGAAGCGTTTCGGCTTGAGAGGGCATTCGATATTGTCACTCTACCGGCCTTCCGCCTCGAACTCGGTTTCCTGATTGATCCCGTCGCGGCCATGATGCTTGTTGTCGTCACGACCGTATCATTGATGATCCAGATATATTCCCTCGGCTATATGCACGGTGATCCCCGATTTTCGAGATATTTTGCCTACCTGTCGCTTTTCACGTTCTCAATGCTGGGATTGGTTCTGGCCAACAATTTCTTTCTCATCTTCATCTTCTGGGAACTCGTCGGTCTCACGTCTTATCTTTTGATCGGTTTCTGGTTTGAGAAAAAATCGGCATCCGACGCGGGCAAAAAAGCGTTTATTACCACTAAAGTCGGTGATTTGGGATTCCTGTTGGGCCTGATGCTGATATATTACTATATCGGCTCATTCAACTATAAAGAAGTTTTCGATGTTGTCGCCGCCGGAGGCGTTCCCACCGCGGCTTTGACTGCCATTGGAATTTGCATTTTCTGCGGAGCGGTCGGCAAATCGGCCCAGTTCCCGCTCCATGTCTGGCTTCCCGACGCGATGGAAGGCCCGACTCCGGTTTCAGCCTTGATTCATGCCGCCACGATGGTGGCCGCTGGCGTTTATCTCGTCGCCAAAACGATGGCTATCTACGTCGCCGCACCGGCCGCGGCCGAGGTTGTCGCCTGGATTGGCCTATTTACATCGTTATTTGCCGCCAGCATTGCCTTGGTTCAAAATGATATCAAACGAGTATTAGCCTTTTCGACCTTATCACAGTTGGGCTATATGATAATGGCTCTCGGCCTGACTCATTTTGTCGCCGGTTCATTCCATCTGATGACGCACGCTTTCTTCAAAGCCCTGTTATTCCTCGGCGCCGGTTCGGTCATTCATGCCGTTCACACCAACGACATTCAACAAATGGGCGGCCTGCTGGGCAAAATGAAAACGACGGCGATGACTTTCCTGATTGCCTGTCTGGCCATTGCCGGAATTCCTCCGCTGGCCGGGTTCTGGTCAAAAGATGAAATTATTGCCTCGACTCTGGGTCATCCGGTCTTTACCGTTGTGGCGCTTATGGTCGCTTTCATGACCGCCTTCTATATGTTCCGCCTGTTCTTCCTGACCTTCACCGGCAAACCGCGCGATCAGGAAAAATACGACCACGCCCATGAATCGCCCAAATCAATGACTTATCCGTTGATTTTCCTGGCTGTCATGTCAATCTGCGCCGGGTGGGTCGGTATTCCAAAGATTCCAGGAGTAATCGAAATTAAAGGATTTGCCTGGTATATTTATGGCGTTGGTGAGCATCCTCACATACCAAGCGTTCATTGGCTTCCGATGATACTTTCAATCGTTATCGCCTCGTCGGGAATCTTTCTGGCCTACCTGATGTATTACAAGGGAAAAATTTCACCGGATGCGATGGCACAACGATTCAGCTTCGTTTACAAAGTCCTTTATAACAAATATTACATAGATGAATTTTACAATGCCGTAATCGTTCAGCCCTGTTACTGGATGGCGCGTAATCTCTGGCGCTTTGACGCCGGCATCATCGACGGTTTGGTTAATCTGCAGGCAACTATCACAATCTGGCTGTCGGATGCCAAACAGTGGTTTGATGTCAATATCGTTGACGGCATTGTTAACGGCCTCGGTATAATTACCGACTGGTTCTCCGCGGCTTTGCGCCGCATACAAACCGGACGGCTGGCCCATTATCTTCTGGCCGTCGTTTTTGGACTGATACTGATAGCGCTTTTGTCCGCCTCTGACTTGCTGAATCAAGCTCTGATACACATCGGCATAATAGAGGGACAATTGGGAGGATAA
- a CDS encoding NADH-quinone oxidoreductase subunit M — protein MSYSYPILTYTIFIPLLGAIVLLFLDKEKHNIIRWVSTFFAFIAFILTIFILRDFDWTTSQMQFMESHTWIPTIGSNYLLGVDGISVPMLLLTSLLSLISIVISFNITKRVKEYFVFFLLLECGMIGVFAALDFFLFYVFWEIMLVPMYFLIGIWGGPRREYAAIKFFLYTLFGSIFMLVAILVLYFTSEPHTLNMLEMTQIGPSFPHNIQLFTFAFFFIAFAIKVPVWPFHTWLPDAHVEAPTAVSIILAAVLLKMGTYGMLRISWPMLPEGIRFFAIPIAILGVIAIIYGALVSMAQKDLKRLVAYSSVSHMGFCMLSLAAFTSVTAMAGCMFQMVSHGLITGALFLLVGVLYDRAHTREIAAFGGIGKKLPVYTGIMAMFAMASLGLPGMSGFISEYMIFIGSFPSYPVIVGIAILGVVLTAAYILRMVQNIFLGEFDQAKWGHLTEINVREILCVAPLAVLTLAIGIYPKPLSDLMRATLENIVTLMAR, from the coding sequence ATGAGTTACAGTTATCCGATTCTGACATACACCATCTTTATTCCGCTTTTGGGCGCGATTGTGCTTTTGTTTCTGGATAAGGAAAAGCATAATATCATCAGGTGGGTTTCGACTTTTTTTGCTTTTATTGCCTTTATCCTGACGATTTTTATCCTTCGCGATTTTGACTGGACCACCAGCCAGATGCAATTCATGGAATCACACACCTGGATTCCCACTATCGGCTCCAATTATCTTCTGGGCGTGGACGGCATTTCCGTTCCGATGCTTCTTTTGACCAGTCTCCTGTCGCTTATCTCGATTGTCATCAGCTTTAACATCACCAAGCGGGTCAAGGAATACTTTGTCTTTTTCCTGCTTTTGGAATGCGGTATGATAGGAGTTTTCGCGGCTCTTGATTTCTTCCTCTTCTATGTTTTCTGGGAAATAATGCTGGTCCCGATGTATTTCCTGATCGGTATCTGGGGCGGTCCCCGGCGCGAATATGCTGCTATCAAGTTTTTCCTCTATACATTATTCGGCTCCATCTTCATGCTTGTGGCGATTCTGGTTCTCTACTTCACTTCCGAACCGCATACGCTCAATATGCTTGAAATGACCCAAATCGGCCCCAGCTTCCCGCATAACATCCAGCTTTTTACATTTGCCTTCTTCTTTATCGCTTTCGCGATAAAAGTCCCCGTCTGGCCGTTTCACACCTGGTTACCCGACGCCCACGTGGAAGCTCCGACAGCCGTATCGATCATCCTTGCCGCCGTGCTCTTGAAAATGGGAACCTACGGTATGCTCCGCATCTCATGGCCGATGCTTCCCGAAGGGATACGATTTTTTGCGATACCTATCGCGATTTTGGGGGTGATCGCCATCATCTACGGCGCCTTGGTATCAATGGCGCAAAAAGATTTGAAAAGACTGGTCGCCTATTCATCCGTTTCGCACATGGGGTTTTGTATGCTATCGCTGGCGGCTTTTACATCCGTGACAGCGATGGCCGGTTGCATGTTTCAGATGGTCTCGCACGGACTCATCACCGGCGCCCTCTTCTTACTTGTAGGCGTCTTATACGACCGGGCCCACACTCGTGAAATTGCGGCCTTCGGCGGCATCGGTAAAAAACTTCCGGTGTACACTGGTATTATGGCTATGTTCGCCATGGCTTCGCTGGGACTGCCGGGCATGTCCGGATTTATCTCCGAATACATGATCTTTATCGGATCATTCCCGAGCTATCCGGTAATCGTCGGAATCGCGATTTTGGGCGTTGTCCTGACCGCCGCCTACATCCTGCGTATGGTCCAGAACATATTCCTCGGTGAATTTGACCAGGCTAAATGGGGTCATTTGACAGAAATAAATGTTCGCGAAATTCTCTGTGTCGCGCCTCTGGCGGTGCTGACACTGGCCATAGGTATTTATCCCAAACCACTGAGTGACTTGATGCGGGCCACTTTGGAAAACATTGTAACCCTGATGGCACGATAA
- a CDS encoding NADH-quinone oxidoreductase subunit N produces the protein MNVDFPDITPMIPELFLFVMALVVLLLDLFSKKRSVAVPAYTSMVALVITGALLYKFQGGNLWNGMFVSDGFSVFFKIIFLGSAFMAIGSSFGIVGKMSHHRGEFFSLILFSTVGMMYLASAKELIMLYIGLELTTIPLFVLAAYQKTRKASAEAGLKYLIIGAASSAILLYGLSIIYGLAGTTYLNQITINLSIYWLSHGMIGPAFSVALMMIMAGLTFKLAIVPFHMWAPDVYEGAPTPITAFLSVGSKAAGLAAIVRIFDGMLIAFASDMMAPRDWGNMMAVLAAITMIVGNVIAIRQTNIKRMLAYSSIAQAGYILVGVVAATTMGVASVSFYMFAYLFANMGAFAVAGLFAEKTGSENIKDFAGLAQSSPMVSMLMAAFLLSLAGIPPLAGFLAKYYVFAAAIEADFTWLVILALLTSVISLYYYANVIRLMYLAPEKSQHRVVPSFPAGLVLTIAGIGVLIFGILPQSILELAYDAATSFAF, from the coding sequence ATGAATGTAGATTTTCCAGATATTACGCCGATGATACCGGAGCTATTCCTGTTCGTTATGGCTCTGGTAGTTTTGCTTCTCGACCTGTTTTCGAAAAAACGCTCGGTTGCGGTCCCTGCTTATACCAGTATGGTTGCTCTGGTTATCACCGGAGCATTGCTATATAAATTTCAAGGCGGTAATCTCTGGAACGGCATGTTCGTTTCCGACGGATTTTCTGTCTTCTTTAAAATTATTTTCCTGGGCTCCGCTTTCATGGCCATCGGCTCATCTTTCGGAATTGTCGGAAAGATGTCTCATCATCGGGGTGAATTTTTCTCTCTGATTTTATTCTCGACCGTCGGTATGATGTATCTGGCCTCGGCCAAAGAACTGATAATGCTCTATATTGGTCTGGAACTTACAACCATTCCGTTATTTGTCCTGGCAGCCTATCAAAAAACCAGAAAGGCTTCAGCCGAAGCCGGTTTGAAATATTTGATTATCGGCGCCGCATCTTCGGCCATCCTGCTTTACGGACTTTCTATTATCTATGGTCTGGCCGGTACAACCTATTTGAATCAGATCACGATTAATCTCTCTATTTACTGGTTGTCGCACGGCATGATCGGCCCGGCCTTCTCGGTTGCTCTGATGATGATTATGGCCGGCTTGACTTTCAAACTGGCGATTGTTCCGTTCCACATGTGGGCGCCCGATGTTTATGAAGGTGCGCCGACTCCGATTACGGCGTTTTTGTCGGTTGGCTCCAAAGCTGCCGGACTGGCCGCTATCGTCAGGATTTTCGACGGCATGCTGATCGCCTTTGCCTCTGATATGATGGCTCCCCGCGACTGGGGTAACATGATGGCCGTTCTGGCGGCGATTACCATGATTGTCGGAAACGTCATCGCCATTCGCCAGACAAACATCAAGCGCATGCTGGCTTATTCGTCAATTGCCCAGGCCGGATATATTCTTGTCGGCGTTGTTGCCGCGACTACGATGGGTGTGGCTTCGGTCAGTTTTTACATGTTCGCTTATCTTTTCGCCAACATGGGCGCTTTTGCCGTGGCCGGACTATTCGCCGAGAAAACGGGCTCTGAAAATATCAAAGATTTCGCGGGTTTGGCCCAATCCTCGCCAATGGTCTCAATGCTTATGGCGGCCTTTCTCTTGTCGCTGGCCGGTATTCCACCTCTGGCGGGATTTTTGGCAAAATATTACGTCTTTGCCGCCGCTATCGAAGCTGACTTCACGTGGCTGGTAATCCTGGCTCTGCTGACTTCGGTCATTTCGCTTTATTATTACGCCAACGTCATCCGGCTGATGTACCTGGCTCCCGAAAAGAGCCAACATCGGGTCGTGCCGTCATTTCCGGCCGGGTTAGTCCTGACTATTGCCGGAATCGGCGTTTTGATATTCGGGATTCTGCCGCAATCGATTTTGGAATTGGCCTATGACGCGGCGACCAGCTTCGCCTTTTAA